The Rhizobium favelukesii DNA segment AAGGCATCTATGGCTCGATTGTGGACAATGCGAAATAGCCAGGGTCGCAGCGGCGTGCCCGGAGGGATCGAGCCAGCCGTCGCAAATACCCTGGCAAACGCGTCCTGAATCACATCCTCGCCGTCGATCACCGAACCCACCAGACGGGCAGCATAGCGGTGCAGTTCGGGGCGAAGCGCGTCCGCTTCCCTGGCCAGGGCTACGAGCAGAGTTTTCCTCTCTTCGTCTTCGAGAGCAGCGTCTTGTGTCATTCGATGACCGTCACACCCGTATCCCCACGCACCGCGTAGACCACGGCCTCGGCGAGGCCCGTCCTGCCGATCAGGTCGGCGACCATATCGCCAAAAGCCCGCGGCGTCATGTCTGGCCAGGTGGCGGCCTGTTCGGCGAATGTCCGACCCGCCGCCGCGGCATAGGCCGCGATGCCGGTATCGCCCACACCGGTACCGGCGAACATCTGCCGTGGAACGATGACCCGGAAGCGCAGACCCAGGCCGAGTTCCGCCGACAGGCCCTCGGCATATTTTGCAATGAACCACTGCGCGCGCTTGGCTCCCGCATAACCGCCCGATAGCGGCGACCCTTGCACGGCGGCTCCGCTGGAGACCAGGACGACAAGCCCGCCCGGCGTCATCGGCAACGTCAGAGCAGCCTGTATCCAGTGCAGCGCGGCCTTGACGTCCACATTCCAGTTGGTCGTGAATGCCTCCCAGCCAATCCGGTCGATCCGTTCCATGGGCGGTTCCACACCAGCATTCATGATGACGAGATCTGGTCGCGTCTGCTCCATGATCCGCCATGCCGCGTCGACATCGGTTGCATCAGCCGATATGGCGGTGACGGTCGATTGCTCGCCTGGCCCCTGCACGGCAGCCGCGTTTCGGGCTACCACGGTGACTTCGGCCGCGCGAACCACAAATGCTTCGGCGAGCCCCCTCCCCAAGCCGCGGCTCCCGCCGACAACCACGATTCGCTTTCCTTCCAGATCCATCTCTCAGTCCTCATTTTGGTCGGATTCGACCGCTCGACGACGGTCGCAACAACGACGTTCCAACGAGGTGAAAAGAGTCATCGCCAACAGCGATTTGCGGAGGCCAGCGTCTAAAAGTCTGACTCGGCCGAAATTCGACGGTGATCGATTTCGGACTAGAACGGATCAACACAGACCAGCGAGTACGGCTTGATCCTGCGATGCCCACTTCGTGGACAGACAC contains these protein-coding regions:
- a CDS encoding SDR family NAD(P)-dependent oxidoreductase, with translation MDLEGKRIVVVGGSRGLGRGLAEAFVVRAAEVTVVARNAAAVQGPGEQSTVTAISADATDVDAAWRIMEQTRPDLVIMNAGVEPPMERIDRIGWEAFTTNWNVDVKAALHWIQAALTLPMTPGGLVVLVSSGAAVQGSPLSGGYAGAKRAQWFIAKYAEGLSAELGLGLRFRVIVPRQMFAGTGVGDTGIAAYAAAAGRTFAEQAATWPDMTPRAFGDMVADLIGRTGLAEAVVYAVRGDTGVTVIE